In a genomic window of Gavia stellata isolate bGavSte3 chromosome 30, bGavSte3.hap2, whole genome shotgun sequence:
- the ELK4 gene encoding ETS domain-containing protein Elk-4 isoform X1: MDSAITLWQFLLQLLQEPQNKNIICWTSNDGEFKLLQAEEVARLWGIRKNKPSMNYDKLSRALRYYYVKNIIKKVNGKKFVYKFVSYPEILNMDPLVVGRIEGDPEMTGFAEVSSAPKDVENCGKEKSQSCAKSSSRNDYIHSGLYSSFTLNSLNSSSVKLFRSIKIENPAEKLTEKKPAQDPTPSVIKFVTMPSKKPSSVPLVSTTSAVSATSTASATSTASSLPMGSEETLQTLETLVLPKLTVPEAPAPLPSLTTSFTPTPPISSVSPTLQVPSTPPSPPLSSNPDLDIDTDIESVASQQLEQAQSLQHQSPEPKEQDASVLEKEFANHLSRSKKPKGLELAPTLVITGSDPSPLGILSPSLPTASLTPALFSQTPILLTPSPLLSSIHFWSTLSPVAPLSPARLQGANTLFQFPSVLNSHGPFTLSGLDGPSTPGPFSPDLQKT, encoded by the exons ATGGACAGTGCTATCACCCTGTGGCAGTTCCTCCTCCAACTCCTCCAAGAGCCTCAGAACAAGAATATCATCTGTTGGACCTCCAACGACGGGGAGTTCAaactgctgcaggcagaggaggtggcCAGACTCTGGGGAATCCGCAAGAACAAGCCCAGTATGAACTATGATAAACTCAGCCGTGCTCTCAGATACTATTATGTGAAG AATATCATTAAAAAAGTGAATGGTAAGAAGTTTGTGTACAAGTTTGTTTCTTATCCGGAGATTTTAAATATGGATCCACTTGTCGTGGGCCGTATAGAAGGAGACCCTGAAATGACTGGTTTTGCGGAAGTCAGCAGTGCTCCAAAGGATGTGGAAAACTGTGGGAAGGAGAAGTCCCAGTCATGTGCTAAGTCCTCCAGCCGCAATGACTACATCCACTCAGGCTTGTACTCCTCTTTTACTCTGAACTCCCTGAACTCTTCCAGCGTAAAACTCTTCAGGTCCATCAAGATTGAGAATCCAGCTGAGAAGctgacagagaagaaacctgCTCAGGATCCAACACCCTCTGTCATCAAGTTTGTAACCATGCCCTCCAAAAAGCCTTCATCTGTCCCCCTGGTCTCTACCACTTCAGCGGTCTCTGCCACTTCCACTGCTTCTGCCACTTCAACTGCATCCTCTCTTCCCATGGGATCGGAAGAAACTCTCCAGACCTTGGAGACGCTTGTTCTACCCAAGTTAACTGTCCCTGAAGCTCCAGCACCTTTGCCAAGCTTAACCACCAGCTTCACCCCAACTCCACCCATATCTTCAGTTTCTCCCACTCTGCAAGTTCCTTCCACACCCCCATCGCCGCCCCTGAGCTCTAATCCTGACCTGGACATTGACACGGACATAGAGTCCGTGGCTtctcagcagctggagcaggctcaGAGCCTTCAGCATCAATCCCCAGAGCCCAAAGAGCAGGATGCGTCTGTGCTGGAGAAGGAATTTGCCAATCACCTCTCCAGatctaaaaaacccaaagggcTGGAGTTGGCTCCTACTCTCGTCATTACGGGCAGCGATCCAAGTCCACTGGGGATTCTGAGTCCTTCTCTCCCAACCGCTTCTCTTACTCCAGCACTTTTCTCTCAG ACTCCCATCCTGctgacccccagccccttgctcTCCAGTATTCACTTCTGGAGTACGCTAAGCCCAGTCGCTCCTCTCAGTCCTGCAAGGTTGCAAGGTGCTAACACGCTCTTTCAG TTTCCATCAGTGCTGAACAGTCATGGCCCATTTACGCTGTCTGGACTGGATGGACCCTCTACCCCTGGCCCATTTTCCCCTGATCTACAGAAGACATAG
- the ELK4 gene encoding ETS domain-containing protein Elk-4 isoform X2 — MDSAITLWQFLLQLLQEPQNKNIICWTSNDGEFKLLQAEEVARLWGIRKNKPSMNYDKLSRALRYYYVKNIIKKVNGKKFVYKFVSYPEILNMDPLVVGRIEGDPEMTGFAEVSSAPKDVENCGKEKSQSCAKSSSRNDYIHSGLYSSFTLNSLNSSSVKLFRSIKIENPAEKLTEKKPAQDPTPSVIKFVTMPSKKPSSVPLLTVPEAPAPLPSLTTSFTPTPPISSVSPTLQVPSTPPSPPLSSNPDLDIDTDIESVASQQLEQAQSLQHQSPEPKEQDASVLEKEFANHLSRSKKPKGLELAPTLVITGSDPSPLGILSPSLPTASLTPALFSQTPILLTPSPLLSSIHFWSTLSPVAPLSPARLQGANTLFQFPSVLNSHGPFTLSGLDGPSTPGPFSPDLQKT; from the exons ATGGACAGTGCTATCACCCTGTGGCAGTTCCTCCTCCAACTCCTCCAAGAGCCTCAGAACAAGAATATCATCTGTTGGACCTCCAACGACGGGGAGTTCAaactgctgcaggcagaggaggtggcCAGACTCTGGGGAATCCGCAAGAACAAGCCCAGTATGAACTATGATAAACTCAGCCGTGCTCTCAGATACTATTATGTGAAG AATATCATTAAAAAAGTGAATGGTAAGAAGTTTGTGTACAAGTTTGTTTCTTATCCGGAGATTTTAAATATGGATCCACTTGTCGTGGGCCGTATAGAAGGAGACCCTGAAATGACTGGTTTTGCGGAAGTCAGCAGTGCTCCAAAGGATGTGGAAAACTGTGGGAAGGAGAAGTCCCAGTCATGTGCTAAGTCCTCCAGCCGCAATGACTACATCCACTCAGGCTTGTACTCCTCTTTTACTCTGAACTCCCTGAACTCTTCCAGCGTAAAACTCTTCAGGTCCATCAAGATTGAGAATCCAGCTGAGAAGctgacagagaagaaacctgCTCAGGATCCAACACCCTCTGTCATCAAGTTTGTAACCATGCCCTCCAAAAAGCCTTCATCTGTCCCCCTG TTAACTGTCCCTGAAGCTCCAGCACCTTTGCCAAGCTTAACCACCAGCTTCACCCCAACTCCACCCATATCTTCAGTTTCTCCCACTCTGCAAGTTCCTTCCACACCCCCATCGCCGCCCCTGAGCTCTAATCCTGACCTGGACATTGACACGGACATAGAGTCCGTGGCTtctcagcagctggagcaggctcaGAGCCTTCAGCATCAATCCCCAGAGCCCAAAGAGCAGGATGCGTCTGTGCTGGAGAAGGAATTTGCCAATCACCTCTCCAGatctaaaaaacccaaagggcTGGAGTTGGCTCCTACTCTCGTCATTACGGGCAGCGATCCAAGTCCACTGGGGATTCTGAGTCCTTCTCTCCCAACCGCTTCTCTTACTCCAGCACTTTTCTCTCAG ACTCCCATCCTGctgacccccagccccttgctcTCCAGTATTCACTTCTGGAGTACGCTAAGCCCAGTCGCTCCTCTCAGTCCTGCAAGGTTGCAAGGTGCTAACACGCTCTTTCAG TTTCCATCAGTGCTGAACAGTCATGGCCCATTTACGCTGTCTGGACTGGATGGACCCTCTACCCCTGGCCCATTTTCCCCTGATCTACAGAAGACATAG